From Seriola aureovittata isolate HTS-2021-v1 ecotype China chromosome 20, ASM2101889v1, whole genome shotgun sequence, a single genomic window includes:
- the rdh12l gene encoding retinol dehydrogenase 12, like isoform X2 has protein sequence MEKAGAAVKEIIESSGSENVLCMKLDLADSKSIREFAEAINNGEPKLNILINNAGVMVCPYGKTADGFEMQIGVNHMGHFLLTYLLLDLIKKSAPARIVNVSSMAHNWSSINLEDINSEKSYDKNKAYSQSKLANVLFTRSLAKRLEGTGVTTYSLHPGVVQTELWRHLNGPQQILWKMATPFTKNSSQGAQTTIYCAVEPSLEKESGGYYSDCAPANCSADGKNDELAQKLWELSCRLLSVTWE, from the exons ATGGAGAAAGCAGGAGCCGCTGTGAAGGAAATCATCGAGAGCTCGGGCAGCGAAAATGTCCTTTGCATGAAACTGGACTTGGCAGATAGCAAGTCGATAAGGGAATTCGCTGAAGCCATCAACAAcg GAGAACCGAAACTCAACATCCTCATCAACAACGCTGGAGTGATGGTGTGTCCTTATGGGAAAACAGCAGATGGCTTTGAGATGCAGATCGGTGTCAATCACATGG gtcacttcctgttgacGTATCTGTTGCTCGACCTGATTAAAAAGTCGGCACCAGCCAGGATTGTCAATGTGTCCTCCATGGCTCACAACTGGAGCTCCATCAACCTGGAGGACATCAACAGCGAGAAGAGTTACGACAAGAATAAAGCCTACTCCCAGAGCAAGCTGGCCAACGTCCTCTTCACACGCTCGCTAGCGAAACGACTCGAAG GCACGGGTGTGACGACGTACTCCCTCCACCCTGGAGTCGTCCAGACGGAATTATGGCGTCATCTGAACGGCCCCCAGCAGATCCTGTGGAAGATGGCGACCCCCTTCACCAAGAACTCCTCCCAGGGAGCTCAGACGACCATCTACTGCGCAGTGGAGCCATCGCTGGAGAAAGAGAGCGGTGGATACTACAg TGACTGCGCTCCGGCGAACTGCTCGGCGGATGGAAAGAACGACGAGCTGGCGCAGAAGCtgtgggagctgagctgtcgtTTGCTCTCCGTGACGTGGGAATGA
- the rdh12l gene encoding retinol dehydrogenase 12, like isoform X1 codes for MQALRNFFRAAWSSDLKLDGKTVVITGANTGIGKETAIDLAKRGAKVIIACRDMEKAGAAVKEIIESSGSENVLCMKLDLADSKSIREFAEAINNGEPKLNILINNAGVMVCPYGKTADGFEMQIGVNHMGHFLLTYLLLDLIKKSAPARIVNVSSMAHNWSSINLEDINSEKSYDKNKAYSQSKLANVLFTRSLAKRLEGTGVTTYSLHPGVVQTELWRHLNGPQQILWKMATPFTKNSSQGAQTTIYCAVEPSLEKESGGYYSDCAPANCSADGKNDELAQKLWELSCRLLSVTWE; via the exons ATGCAGGCGCTAAG AAATTTCTTCCGGGCCGCCTGGTCTTCTGATTTAAAGCTAGATGGCAAAACTGTGGTCATCACCGGGGCCAACACGGGTATTGGCAAAGAGACAGCCATCGACCTGGCCAAGAGAG GGGCAAAGGTCATCATAGCGTGCAGGGACATGGAGAAAGCAGGAGCCGCTGTGAAGGAAATCATCGAGAGCTCGGGCAGCGAAAATGTCCTTTGCATGAAACTGGACTTGGCAGATAGCAAGTCGATAAGGGAATTCGCTGAAGCCATCAACAAcg GAGAACCGAAACTCAACATCCTCATCAACAACGCTGGAGTGATGGTGTGTCCTTATGGGAAAACAGCAGATGGCTTTGAGATGCAGATCGGTGTCAATCACATGG gtcacttcctgttgacGTATCTGTTGCTCGACCTGATTAAAAAGTCGGCACCAGCCAGGATTGTCAATGTGTCCTCCATGGCTCACAACTGGAGCTCCATCAACCTGGAGGACATCAACAGCGAGAAGAGTTACGACAAGAATAAAGCCTACTCCCAGAGCAAGCTGGCCAACGTCCTCTTCACACGCTCGCTAGCGAAACGACTCGAAG GCACGGGTGTGACGACGTACTCCCTCCACCCTGGAGTCGTCCAGACGGAATTATGGCGTCATCTGAACGGCCCCCAGCAGATCCTGTGGAAGATGGCGACCCCCTTCACCAAGAACTCCTCCCAGGGAGCTCAGACGACCATCTACTGCGCAGTGGAGCCATCGCTGGAGAAAGAGAGCGGTGGATACTACAg TGACTGCGCTCCGGCGAACTGCTCGGCGGATGGAAAGAACGACGAGCTGGCGCAGAAGCtgtgggagctgagctgtcgtTTGCTCTCCGTGACGTGGGAATGA